From Alosa sapidissima isolate fAloSap1 chromosome 7, fAloSap1.pri, whole genome shotgun sequence, the proteins below share one genomic window:
- the tlr9 gene encoding toll-like receptor 9 has product MDNILIPILAWLLVPAVMSIDTKFFPCENDLNETIVDCTGRDFTSVPKIRSLKVLSLNLNHNKIRIVGSNAFSGVPNLINLTMMWNCAPGRYKNLGIPLCTFIIDSNAFMKLERLQTLHLTGNSLTTIPALPKSLQVLNLEYNNLFKLTEPLGTPNLTHLLLTKNCFYANPCNNTFVIKEDVLKELPKLKFLHLGFNNISKVPTGLPNSLTNLDLRENKITKIPSNAFSNLRKLSTLNLAWNCQRCDHAAEPCYPCPGNKPLILYNNTFYDQSNSLRNLSLRGNSLRTLPPGLFAYLRKLVTLDLSDNLLAYTISNGTFYQHLSSVKNLNLMYNYEPLKSFDSLVLSPLLASMAHLESLSLNGYFFRSFSPKTMKILANLPNLRYLDLRSNFISSCSMSAFQHFKSLRKVVLSQNLLDFIPLCKQKNEEWQSEPQGPSAVNRRNRRKDSQYEDDSEFESLLKNTPVNYDRIWPNLTMQNFYKMLCSGQLTFDLSYNNILTINSSVFIGMEKVVCLDMSFNYMSLKPNGQQFSSLKGLSYFNLAHNRVDLYFREAFQELQDTLKVLDLSNNAFSFLMMGIGHNFTFLRKLTSLEALSLDDNQIGYRVSNLFSASLKYLYFAGNRLDIMWGSSDQYSNFFQGLTNLVHLDISRNQLRSVLPEALICLPKTLLFLRVDSNQLNFFPWDNITELPELRYLNLSGNYLTILPDRAVDVGRNFSGLDLSHNSITALPEKFFSKMTTLVRLLLNNNQLKVLDAWGPPTPLRDCRALKDLTLQANPFTCSCATSWFVEYLRTTNISIPHLTTTVRCGFPESLQGENILNIDPRSCQEIWGGFAFLCSSILTIILTVFPLLKQLYGWDLWYCFQVLWAGHKGYSQFRGSSEAEHDAFVVFDTSNLAVRDWVYNELVDNLENKGKWRFKLCLEERDWVPGVSCIENLHNAVHNSRKTVFVLTNPGARCQVSGVIRQAFLLVQQRLLDEKVDVAVLVLLDTFFHKFKYLQMRKRLCRKSVISWPRNPLAQPVFWNQLRGALAVDNVGQYDKKVTGSFLTD; this is encoded by the coding sequence ATGGACAACATACTGATACCCATCCTTGCATGGCTTCTGGTACCAGCAGTGATGAGTATTGATACCAAATTTTTTCCTTGTGAAAATGACCTGAATGAAACCATTGTGGACTGCACGGGAAGAGACTTTACCAGCGTTCCTAAAATCAGATCTCTAAAGGTGCTGTCTCTAAACTTGAATCACAACAAAATTAGAATTGTTGGAAGTAATGCCTTTTCTGGTGTCCCCAATCTGATAAACCTCACTATGATGTGGAATTGTGCCCCCGGTCGGTACAAGAACCTAGGGATTCCTTTGTGCACTTTCATAATTGACTCCAACGCCTTTATGAAACTTGAACGCTTGCAAACCCTTCACTTGACAGGAAACAGTCTCACAACCATTCCTGCTCTACCAAAGAGCCTGCAGGTCCTGAACCTGGAGTATAACAACTTGTTTAAACTCACAGAACCATTGGGCACCCCAAACCTCACTCACCTCTTGCTCACAAAGAACTGTTTTTATGCCAACCCTTGCAACAACACTTTTGTGATCAAGGAGGATGTCCTTAAGGAACTTCCGAAGCTTAAGTTCCTCCACCTGGGCTTCAATAATATATCCAAAGTGCCAACAGGCCTACCTAACTCCTTGACAAATCTGGACCTGAGAGAGAATAAAATAACAAAGATTCCTTCTAATGCGTTCTCCAACCTACGCAAACTATCCACTCTAAACCTGGCCTGGAATTGCCAGCGGTGTGATCATGCTGCAGAGCCCTGCTATCCTTGTCCTGGTAACAAACCCCTTATCCTGTATAACAACACCTTCTATGACCAGAGCAATTCTCTAAGGAATCTCAGCTTGCGAGGAAACTCTCTCCGCACATTACCACCTGGACTCTTTGCCTATCTGAGAAAGCTTGTGACCCTTGATCTCTCTGATAATCTGTTAGCCTACACCATAAGTAATGGGACTTTTTATCAGCACCTAAGCAGTGTTAAGAATCTGAATCTGATGTATAACTATGAACCATTGAAATCCTTTGACAGCCTTGTTCTGTCACCTCTCCTTGCAAGCATGGCACACTTGGAGTCACTGTCTCTGAATGGCTATTTCTTTCGTTCATTTTCACCTAAAACCATGAAGATCCTTGCCAACCTCCCAAATCTGAGATACCTAGACTTACGGTCCAACTTCATTAGTTCCTGCAGCATGAGTGCCTTTCAGCATTTTAAGTCACTGAGAAAAGTGGTGCTTTCACAAAACTTACTTGATTTTATCCCACTCTGTAAACAGAAGAATGAGGAGTGGCAGTCAGAACCTCAGGGTCCTAGTGCAGTCAACAGACGAAACAGGCGAAAAGACAGTCAGTATGAAGATGATTCAGAGTTTGAGTCCCTCTTAAAAAACACTCCAGTGAACTATGACCGGATTTGGCCGAACTTAACTATGCAGAATTTTTACAAAATGTTGTGCTCAGGACAGCTAACTTTTGACCTGTCCTACAATAATATCCTGACAATAAATTCAAGCGTTTTCATAGGCATGGAAAAAGTAGTTTGCTTAGATATGTCCTTCAACTACATGAGCTTAAAACCAAATGGACAGCAGTTCTCTAGTCTAAAAGGTCTTTCATACTTTAACTTGGCTCACAATCGAGTAGACCTGTACTTTAGAGAAGCCTTTCAAGAATTGCAGGACACACTGAAGGTCCTTGACCTCAGCAATAATGCATTTTCTTTCCTCATGATGGGTATTGGGCACAATTTCACTTTTTTGCGAAAACTTACCTCTCTTGAAGCTCTCAGCCTGGACGATAATCAGATTGGCTACCGTGTCTCAAACCTGTTTAGTGCTTCTCTGAAATACCTCTACTTTGCTGGGAATAGACTGGATATTATGTGGGGAAGCAGTGATCAGTACAGTAATTTCTTTCAGGGCCTCACAAACCTGGTACACTTGGACATTTCTAGAAATCAGTTGAGGTCAGTTTTGCCAGAGGCACTTATTTGCCTCCCTAAGACTCTACTTTTCCTGCGGGTTGATAGCAACCAGTTAAACTTTTTCCCTTGGGATAACATCACAGAACTCCCAGAGCTGCGCTATTTGAACCTGAGTGGAAACTACCTAACAATTTTGCCAGACAGAGCTGTGGATGTTGGCCGTAACTTTAGTGGCCTGGACTTGAGTCACAATTCGATCACTGCACTTCCTGAAAAGTTCTTCAGCAAAATGACCACCCTTGTCCGACTGCTGCTAAACAACAACCAACTCAAAGTCCTAGATGCTTGGGGTCCACCTACGCCACTACGTGACTGTAGAGCATTAAAAGACCTCACACTGCAGGCAAACCCTTTCACCTGCAGCTGTGCCACATCCTGGTTTGTGGAATATCTACGTACAACAAACATCTCGATCCCCCATCTAACCACAACGGTTCGCTGTGGATTCCCTGAGTCGTTGCAAGGAGAAAACATCCTCAACATAGACCCTCGTTCCTGTCAGGAGATCTGGGGGGGGTTCGCCTTCCTATGCTCATCTATATTGACCATAATACTGACAGTGTTTCCACTTCTAAAACAATTGTATGGATGGGACCTTTGGTATTGCTTTCAAGTACTCTGGGCCGGTCACAAGGGGTATTCCCAATTCCGGGGAAGCTCTGAAGCAGAGCATGATGCATTTGTGGTTTTTGACACAAGTAACCTGGCAGTCAGAGACTGGGTCTACAATGAGCTGGTGGACAACCTTGAAAACAAAGGCAAATGGAGATTCAAGCTCTGCCTAGAGGAGCGTGATTGGGTCCCGGGTGTGTCGTGTATCGAGAACTTACACAACGCTGTCCACAACAGTCGCAAGACTGTCTTTGTGCTGACAAACCCAGGAGCCCGGTGCCAAGTAAGTGGAGTCATCCGACAGGCCTTTCTCTTGGTCCAGCAGCGACTGCTGGATGAAAAGGTGGATGTGGCAGTGCTGGTTTTGCTTGACACTTTCTTCCACAAGTTCAAGTACCTGCAGATGAGGAAGCGTTTGTGCAGGAAATCGGTGATCTCCTGGCCCAGAAACCCCCTGGCACAGCCTGTGTTCTGGAACCAGCTTCGTGGTGCCCTTGCAGTGGACAACGTCGGCCAGTATGATAAGAAAGTCACAGGAAGCTTCCTTACAGATTAG